A genomic window from Phoenix dactylifera cultivar Barhee BC4 chromosome 7, palm_55x_up_171113_PBpolish2nd_filt_p, whole genome shotgun sequence includes:
- the LOC103710629 gene encoding uncharacterized protein LOC103710629 isoform X1 — protein MESLPDIYALTGLQIGDIQSYVSRAFLYFAPLSKRLLILVDNRPWLMNKQSRSTKLWQLMVTKYRISPFTNTRVLQKDSKTGSKYVKDGGHQSNHDKSKRSYRWLPSINSAKWQERYLFPVMDLSKALQGFLVFEVIWKDVHGINYLNELQADTSLALEVRSMTKWEFFSPEQASSCISLWFSGRISETQSLKIYLRKLSDLDVQHWNPHSFSRDMLQQKAFPLEVLLEDEFLDVQEPPSGTNGTVNNMQPCNKENSQYEDTCDFYHDSVNTLVMSEEKKSLKRIEMEEEPFIAPTQYADTLILFKSSDSLLPFKLRKIIMSDIRLLTLLESGLPSWVIFFQSYPLFCHFYRPWMRPLARTLYILISLVTVMIGFYDLYKNVPLLKAAAARLCGPLFSWIEEWDMVTRIQYLGTMLFLQNLRKSFKWLLVMSRAIKAIFTTISQPFIGPFSSLWNACAKMKELFSSRIWFMIESMYGLVIDIIEVLLWPFEFFYSYIWSTATLVYPLVCSIWKLVLAPIKCALMLANLMGSLLSNSYALVQDVWETISSIFQFTYLSETHQASYDVSVLEGLWNDLFSQVFRAVRSIIKGLSTFFIACNRHRLSIHNHLRAFIQHVVRHTHLAPKTCQCQQTLQRDHQHEEDCQECDRCK, from the exons ATGGAAAGTCTGCCTGATATCTATGCTCTAACAGGATTGCAAATTGg GGATATACAATCATATGTTTCACGGGCCTTCTTATATTTTGCTCCTTTAAGTAAAAGACTTCTAATTTTGGTCGATAACCGGCCATGGCTGATGAACAAGCAGTCCAGATCAACAAAGCTATGGCAACTAATGGTGACAAAG TATAGGATTTCTCCTTTTACAAACACCAGGGTACTTCAGAAAGATTCAAAAACGGGAAGTAAATATGTGAAGGATGGTGGTCATCAATCCAACCATGACAAATCCAAGAGGTCCTATCGATGGCTTCCTTCCATCAATTCTGCAAAATGGCAAGAGAGGTATCTTTTTCCAGTGATGGACTTAAGCAAAGCCCTTCAAGGGTTTCTTGTGTTTGAAGTGATATGGAAAGATGTGCATGGCATCAACTATCTAAATGAACTTCAG GCTGATACATCTCTAGCTCTAGAAGTAAGATCCATGACGAAATGGGAATTTTTTAGTCCTGAACAAGCCTCAAGCTGTATATCTTTATGGTTCTCAGGTCGAATATCAGAAACCCAATCACTCAAGATTTATTTAAGGAAGTTATCTGATTTAGATGTTCAACATTGGAATCCTCACTCTTTTTCGAGAGATATGTTGCAACAAAAAGCATTTCCTTTAGAGGTTCTCCTTGAAGATGAATTCCTAGATGTACAAGAACCTCCCTCAGGGACAAATGGCACGGTTAATAATATGCAACCTTGCAATAAAGAAAACAGccagtatgaggatacatgtgATTTTTATCATGACTCTGTTAATACACTAGTCATGTCGGAAGAAAAGAAATCACTaaagaggatagaaatggaGGAGGAACCATTTATTGCACCCACTCAATATGCAGACACACTGATCTTATTTAAGTCTAGTGACAGTCTTTTGCCATTCAAACTAAGGAAAATAATCATGTCCGACATTAGGCTTCTCACTCTGCTCGAGTCTGGACTTCCTTCTTGGGTTATATTCTTCCaatcatatcctttattttgccATTTTTATCGTCCATGGATGCGACCCTTAGCAAGGACTCTTTACATCTTGATATCATTAGTGACAGTCATGATTGGCTTCTATGATTTGTATAAGAATGTACCACTTTTGAAAGCAGCTGCAGCCCGCCTTTGTGGTCCACTATTTAGTTGGATAGAAGAGTGGGATATGGTTACAAGGATACAGTATCTTGGAACAATGTTGTTTCTCCAAAACTTGCGTAAGAGTTTTAAATGGTTGTTGGTGATGTCACGGGCAATCAAAGCAATATTCACAACGATCTCGCAACCATTCATTGGACCGTTTTCATCTTTATGGAATGCATGTGCCAAGATGAAAGAGCTATTTTCTTCAAGAATATGGTTCATGATCGAATCCATGTACGGTCTGGTCATCGACATCATTGAGGTTTTGCTATGGCCATTCGAATTTTTCTATTCATATATTTGGAGTACAG CAACATTAGTTTATCCATTGGTGTGTTCCATCTGGAAGTTAGTTCTTGCTCCGATAAAATGTGCGCTTATGTTGGCAAACTTGATGGGTTCTTTGCTATCCAATAGTTATGCTTTAGTTCAAGATGTTTGGGAGACCATTAGTAGCATTTTTCAGTTTACATATTTGTCGGAGACACATCAAGCGTCGTATGATGTCTCAGTTTTGGAGGGTCTTTGGAATGATCTCTTTTCACAG GTTTTTCGAGCTGTTCGTAGCATTATCAAAGGTTTATCGACATTCTTTATTGCTTGCAACCGACACAGGCTAAG CATACACAATCACCTTcgagcattcatccaacatgtAGTTCGTCATACCCATTTGGCACCTAAGACATGTCAATGTCAACAAACACTTCAAAGAGATCATCAACATGAG GAAGATTGTCAAGAATGCGATCGTTGCAAGTGA
- the LOC103710629 gene encoding uncharacterized protein LOC103710629 isoform X2 has protein sequence MESLPDIYALTGLQIGDIQSYVSRAFLYFAPLSKRLLILVDNRPWLMNKQSRSTKLWQLMVTKYRISPFTNTRVLQKDSKTGSKYVKDGGHQSNHDKSKRSYRWLPSINSAKWQERYLFPVMDLSKALQGFLVFEVIWKDVHGINYLNELQADTSLALEVRSMTKWEFFSPEQASSCISLWFSGRISETQSLKIYLRKLSDLDVQHWNPHSFSRDMLQQKAFPLEVLLEDEFLDVQEPPSGTNGTVNNMQPCNKENSQYEDTCDFYHDSVNTLVMSEEKKSLKRIEMEEEPFIAPTQYADTLILFKSSDSLLPFKLRKIIMSDIRLLTLLESGLPSWVIFFQSYPLFCHFYRPWMRPLARTLYILISLVTVMIGFYDLYKNVPLLKAAAARLCGPLFSWIEEWDMVTRIQYLGTMLFLQNLRKSFKWLLVMSRAIKAIFTTISQPFIGPFSSLWNACAKMKELFSSRIWFMIESMYGLVIDIIEVLLWPFEFFYSYIWSTATLVYPLVCSIWKLVLAPIKCALMLANLMGSLLSNSYALVQDVWETISSIFQFTYLSETHQASYDVSVLEGLWNDLFSQVFRAVRSIIKGLSTFFIACNRHRLRKIVKNAIVASE, from the exons ATGGAAAGTCTGCCTGATATCTATGCTCTAACAGGATTGCAAATTGg GGATATACAATCATATGTTTCACGGGCCTTCTTATATTTTGCTCCTTTAAGTAAAAGACTTCTAATTTTGGTCGATAACCGGCCATGGCTGATGAACAAGCAGTCCAGATCAACAAAGCTATGGCAACTAATGGTGACAAAG TATAGGATTTCTCCTTTTACAAACACCAGGGTACTTCAGAAAGATTCAAAAACGGGAAGTAAATATGTGAAGGATGGTGGTCATCAATCCAACCATGACAAATCCAAGAGGTCCTATCGATGGCTTCCTTCCATCAATTCTGCAAAATGGCAAGAGAGGTATCTTTTTCCAGTGATGGACTTAAGCAAAGCCCTTCAAGGGTTTCTTGTGTTTGAAGTGATATGGAAAGATGTGCATGGCATCAACTATCTAAATGAACTTCAG GCTGATACATCTCTAGCTCTAGAAGTAAGATCCATGACGAAATGGGAATTTTTTAGTCCTGAACAAGCCTCAAGCTGTATATCTTTATGGTTCTCAGGTCGAATATCAGAAACCCAATCACTCAAGATTTATTTAAGGAAGTTATCTGATTTAGATGTTCAACATTGGAATCCTCACTCTTTTTCGAGAGATATGTTGCAACAAAAAGCATTTCCTTTAGAGGTTCTCCTTGAAGATGAATTCCTAGATGTACAAGAACCTCCCTCAGGGACAAATGGCACGGTTAATAATATGCAACCTTGCAATAAAGAAAACAGccagtatgaggatacatgtgATTTTTATCATGACTCTGTTAATACACTAGTCATGTCGGAAGAAAAGAAATCACTaaagaggatagaaatggaGGAGGAACCATTTATTGCACCCACTCAATATGCAGACACACTGATCTTATTTAAGTCTAGTGACAGTCTTTTGCCATTCAAACTAAGGAAAATAATCATGTCCGACATTAGGCTTCTCACTCTGCTCGAGTCTGGACTTCCTTCTTGGGTTATATTCTTCCaatcatatcctttattttgccATTTTTATCGTCCATGGATGCGACCCTTAGCAAGGACTCTTTACATCTTGATATCATTAGTGACAGTCATGATTGGCTTCTATGATTTGTATAAGAATGTACCACTTTTGAAAGCAGCTGCAGCCCGCCTTTGTGGTCCACTATTTAGTTGGATAGAAGAGTGGGATATGGTTACAAGGATACAGTATCTTGGAACAATGTTGTTTCTCCAAAACTTGCGTAAGAGTTTTAAATGGTTGTTGGTGATGTCACGGGCAATCAAAGCAATATTCACAACGATCTCGCAACCATTCATTGGACCGTTTTCATCTTTATGGAATGCATGTGCCAAGATGAAAGAGCTATTTTCTTCAAGAATATGGTTCATGATCGAATCCATGTACGGTCTGGTCATCGACATCATTGAGGTTTTGCTATGGCCATTCGAATTTTTCTATTCATATATTTGGAGTACAG CAACATTAGTTTATCCATTGGTGTGTTCCATCTGGAAGTTAGTTCTTGCTCCGATAAAATGTGCGCTTATGTTGGCAAACTTGATGGGTTCTTTGCTATCCAATAGTTATGCTTTAGTTCAAGATGTTTGGGAGACCATTAGTAGCATTTTTCAGTTTACATATTTGTCGGAGACACATCAAGCGTCGTATGATGTCTCAGTTTTGGAGGGTCTTTGGAATGATCTCTTTTCACAG GTTTTTCGAGCTGTTCGTAGCATTATCAAAGGTTTATCGACATTCTTTATTGCTTGCAACCGACACAGGCTAAG GAAGATTGTCAAGAATGCGATCGTTGCAAGTGAATGA